A genomic stretch from uncultured Pseudodesulfovibrio sp. includes:
- a CDS encoding STAS domain-containing protein yields the protein MAMNQENENGIIILAIDGNLDAEGTQAMEEKVLALLESGETRLLFDFSGLDYINSSGLRVLVLAYQRLKKVSGIVAICGVKDYIQEVFEVSGYDKIFPLYTVRADALNGM from the coding sequence ATGGCAATGAATCAGGAAAATGAGAATGGGATTATTATTCTTGCGATAGACGGCAATCTTGATGCTGAAGGGACTCAGGCCATGGAAGAGAAAGTTTTGGCTCTGCTCGAAAGTGGTGAGACCAGATTGCTTTTTGATTTTTCCGGACTGGACTACATCAACAGCTCCGGCCTGCGTGTGCTCGTGCTTGCCTATCAGCGACTCAAGAAGGTCTCCGGCATTGTGGCTATCTGCGGTGTCAAAGATTACATTCAGGAAGTCTTTGAAGTTTCCGGCTATGACAAGATCTTTCCGCTCTATACTGTGCGTGCAGACGCTTTGAACGGTATGTAG
- a CDS encoding ABC transporter ATP-binding protein/permease, which produces MPHPNDNKRITKTALYSWVLYKNIPLQLAVVAIIVVTVAMRVLPLEMQKRIINEAIGLKDLPALWRYCALYIGAVTLAGILKYCINLMQVYIGEKTLKVVRERLYEHLLSLPVQFYRRTSPGNVISYLITEFIPVATFIGQAVAVPAVNVLTFLAMAGYMIHLNPTIGLISISIYPIELFILPRIQKYFRRANRQRIEHTQRLSGLVGEAVSGVHEVHSNASIPLEKARFSAVIEKLYKATVTQNSIKFGIKFVNNFFMSLGPFVLFLIGGYYAIQGHFDVGAIVAFLSAYEKLYDPWKELMEFWQVYQDSSVRYDQIMRAFDHAPEFKQFTEGREPYALDNDIEIRNLSFVIGGNIRLLDNVSMKVKGGEHVALVGFSGSGKSTLALCVAQLYKYTGGSILVGGHEVSELTKQDISYNLGMVAQHPFIFDGTVKENLLYSCKSLSMQGGKCTPSGEEPTLDDLIKISQQVGFFTDVLAFALRAKLDTKNPDNSLKEAILASRKEFQEGEAGMYADVAEYIEFFDVDNYSRYMTVAENIAFGAAIAEKFDQEHLHEHHQFIEFIEEHGLMAHLTVLGETLTRMITDELGPSPVHEAFTDCPIPEAEYSEYQKVANRLDSGEPLSEKERSLISKLALAYIPGIHRQVELDKGFINRVVRSRREFMNKASQDHPDAFCFFDHDNYIDSLNIQDNILFGRVRTDANGAEDEINHRIMQALIMQGALEPVAEMGLNFEVGSMGDRLSGGQRQKVALARTFLKVPPVLILDEATAALDNKSQGRVQNILTNNWKGKSTVMAVIHRLDMLPYYDKVVVLKAGRIVEQGGYEELLEKKGALYTLIHGKEE; this is translated from the coding sequence ATGCCGCACCCCAACGACAATAAACGCATCACTAAAACCGCACTCTACTCGTGGGTTCTCTATAAAAACATCCCTCTCCAACTTGCTGTAGTGGCAATCATCGTAGTCACGGTCGCCATGCGTGTCCTGCCGCTTGAGATGCAAAAGCGGATCATCAACGAAGCCATCGGCCTTAAAGATCTCCCGGCCCTGTGGCGGTATTGCGCCCTATACATAGGGGCCGTGACCCTGGCGGGCATACTCAAATACTGTATCAATCTGATGCAGGTCTATATCGGCGAAAAGACACTCAAAGTCGTCAGGGAACGACTCTATGAGCATCTGCTTTCCCTGCCCGTCCAGTTCTATCGCCGCACCTCTCCGGGCAATGTCATCTCCTACCTCATCACAGAATTCATCCCGGTGGCCACATTCATCGGACAGGCCGTGGCCGTGCCTGCGGTCAACGTCCTGACCTTTCTGGCGATGGCCGGATACATGATCCACCTGAACCCGACCATCGGCCTCATTTCCATATCCATCTACCCGATCGAACTGTTCATCCTGCCCCGCATCCAGAAATATTTCCGCCGGGCAAACCGTCAACGCATCGAACACACCCAGCGACTGTCAGGTTTGGTAGGTGAAGCCGTCTCCGGCGTACATGAAGTCCACTCCAATGCGTCTATCCCGCTGGAAAAAGCTCGCTTTTCCGCTGTCATAGAAAAGCTCTACAAAGCCACGGTCACACAGAACAGCATCAAGTTCGGCATCAAGTTCGTGAACAATTTTTTCATGAGCCTCGGACCATTCGTCCTCTTTCTCATCGGTGGTTACTATGCCATTCAGGGACATTTCGACGTGGGTGCCATCGTGGCCTTCCTGTCCGCGTATGAAAAACTCTATGACCCCTGGAAAGAATTGATGGAATTCTGGCAGGTATATCAAGACAGCTCGGTCCGCTACGACCAGATCATGCGCGCTTTCGACCATGCCCCTGAATTCAAGCAATTCACCGAAGGTCGCGAACCATACGCTCTGGATAATGATATCGAGATCCGCAACCTTTCCTTTGTCATCGGCGGCAACATCCGTCTGCTCGACAACGTCTCCATGAAGGTCAAGGGCGGCGAACACGTCGCCTTGGTCGGCTTCTCCGGCTCGGGAAAATCCACCTTGGCTCTTTGTGTGGCCCAGCTCTACAAATACACTGGTGGCAGCATACTCGTGGGCGGTCACGAAGTTTCGGAACTGACAAAACAGGACATTTCCTACAACCTCGGCATGGTGGCCCAGCACCCGTTCATCTTTGATGGCACGGTCAAGGAGAACCTGCTCTACTCGTGTAAATCCCTGTCCATGCAAGGAGGGAAATGCACTCCTTCAGGTGAAGAGCCGACACTCGATGATTTGATAAAGATATCTCAGCAGGTCGGATTCTTCACTGATGTCCTCGCCTTTGCCCTGCGCGCCAAACTGGACACAAAGAACCCGGACAACAGCCTCAAGGAAGCCATCCTCGCCTCACGCAAGGAATTTCAGGAAGGCGAAGCCGGTATGTATGCTGATGTGGCCGAATACATTGAGTTCTTTGATGTAGACAACTACAGCCGCTACATGACCGTGGCCGAAAATATCGCCTTTGGCGCAGCTATCGCTGAAAAATTCGACCAGGAACATTTACACGAGCACCACCAGTTCATCGAATTCATTGAAGAGCACGGGCTTATGGCGCACCTGACCGTACTGGGTGAGACCCTCACACGGATGATCACCGACGAACTTGGGCCATCCCCCGTTCACGAAGCCTTCACCGATTGCCCAATTCCCGAAGCAGAATACAGCGAATATCAGAAGGTCGCAAACCGACTCGACTCTGGAGAACCCCTTTCTGAAAAAGAGAGGAGTCTCATCTCCAAGCTGGCTTTGGCATACATTCCCGGTATTCACCGGCAGGTTGAACTGGACAAGGGATTTATCAACCGCGTAGTCCGATCGCGTCGGGAGTTTATGAACAAGGCGTCACAGGATCATCCAGACGCATTCTGCTTCTTCGATCACGACAACTACATCGACTCCCTGAATATTCAGGATAACATCCTGTTTGGTCGCGTTCGCACCGATGCCAACGGTGCCGAGGACGAGATCAACCATCGCATCATGCAGGCACTCATCATGCAAGGCGCGCTGGAACCCGTAGCCGAAATGGGGCTGAACTTCGAAGTCGGCTCCATGGGCGACAGGCTGTCCGGCGGTCAAAGACAGAAGGTTGCTCTTGCACGAACCTTCCTCAAGGTACCTCCCGTCCTTATTCTGGATGAAGCCACTGCAGCTCTGGATAACAAGTCGCAGGGACGCGTGCAGAATATCCTGACCAACAACTGGAAAGGTAAATCCACGGTCATGGCTGTCATTCACCGTTTGGACATGCTCCCCTACTATGACAAAGTCGTGGTCCTCAAGGCGGGACGCATTGTCGAGCAGGGTGGCTATGAAGAATTACTGGAAAAGAAAGGCGCACTTTACACACTTATTCACGGTAAAGAAGAATAA
- a CDS encoding LysM peptidoglycan-binding domain-containing protein: MKKLILLAIALCLVFAWGCAKKVQTEPEVVVVEEKEVIVEEEVVIVDPIQVYKAEYDSLPVTHTVTKGECLWWISEYKHVYNDPFMWPLIFKANRDKINNPDMIYPGQQFDVPRYGFDLEEVKASRKEAGAPWKALEPGQDAMIPAEMRAALGYSF; encoded by the coding sequence ATGAAGAAGCTGATTTTACTCGCAATCGCCCTGTGCCTTGTCTTTGCCTGGGGCTGCGCCAAAAAAGTCCAAACCGAGCCCGAAGTGGTTGTCGTTGAGGAAAAAGAAGTCATCGTTGAAGAAGAAGTCGTTATTGTTGACCCAATACAGGTCTACAAGGCTGAATACGACTCTCTGCCGGTGACCCACACTGTGACCAAGGGTGAATGCCTGTGGTGGATTTCCGAGTACAAACATGTGTACAATGATCCTTTCATGTGGCCCCTGATTTTCAAAGCCAACCGCGACAAGATCAACAATCCTGACATGATCTACCCTGGTCAGCAGTTTGACGTTCCCCGCTACGGCTTCGACCTGGAAGAAGTCAAGGCCTCCCGCAAGGAAGCCGGTGCTCCCTGGAAGGCTCTGGAGCCTGGACAGGATGCAATGATCCCCGCAGAAATGCGTGCGGCTCTCGGCTACAGCTTCTAA
- a CDS encoding carboxymuconolactone decarboxylase family protein — translation MKEPAEKATDLFRQMNKNRRDVFKAYQGFTATIKKGSAIEDKYQSLILIACSILSQCDMCISLHVQNAATHGATKDEIIDAGLLAVAMGGSPKMMYMRYVYEEAEKLFD, via the coding sequence ATGAAAGAACCAGCTGAAAAAGCAACGGACCTCTTCCGACAGATGAACAAGAACCGCCGGGACGTCTTCAAGGCCTACCAAGGGTTTACCGCCACCATAAAAAAAGGCAGCGCCATTGAGGACAAATACCAGTCCTTGATTTTGATCGCCTGTTCCATCCTGTCCCAGTGTGACATGTGTATTTCCCTGCATGTACAGAACGCGGCCACTCACGGCGCAACTAAGGATGAAATCATCGATGCGGGCCTTCTGGCCGTTGCCATGGGCGGTTCTCCCAAGATGATGTATATGCGATATGTATATGAAGAGGCGGAAAAGCTCTTTGACTAG
- a CDS encoding glucose-6-phosphate isomerase, whose translation MADILDWTNSSLENLNMESFEARADEMAARLREETGAGRLPFLTMPYASALKKQLEKLKPFLQRFDHMLLLGIGGSALGARALQQAFFPQQDQPGHTGPSLWIADNVDAYALEAYLAKLPPEKTVVVTVSKSGGTIETVGQYFIFKEWMQQHLGDAWHEHMLLVTDEKQGFLRGEAETYGITALPVPDNLGGRYSVLSAVGMVPALFLGMDIDSLMAGAQDVAALLTDPNLTGEALTEHGSFQLAAWGAALMDKGFDEMIFFAYIPLWASFGDWFAQLWAESLGKDGKGSQPVPAIGVTDQHSVNQMFMDGVRNKACLFLTCPNLPAGPKFPADLPDQFSYVRGKDFGKLIQAEGLGTRMALSANGVPLVELRMGADSPRQAGKLIALLGAATILTGWFMGINPLDQPAVELGKRLAKARMNADGLEGEKADLNAFLTADRDLREF comes from the coding sequence ATGGCAGATATTCTTGATTGGACCAATTCGAGCCTGGAAAATCTGAATATGGAAAGCTTCGAAGCGCGTGCCGATGAAATGGCAGCACGCCTTCGCGAAGAAACCGGAGCGGGCAGGCTTCCCTTCCTGACCATGCCCTATGCTTCCGCCTTGAAGAAACAGTTGGAAAAGCTCAAACCGTTTCTCCAGAGATTCGACCACATGCTCCTTCTCGGCATCGGCGGCTCCGCTCTTGGTGCACGAGCGTTGCAGCAAGCGTTCTTTCCCCAGCAGGATCAACCGGGACATACCGGACCGAGTCTCTGGATCGCTGACAACGTGGATGCCTACGCCCTCGAAGCCTATCTCGCCAAACTTCCGCCTGAAAAAACCGTGGTCGTGACGGTCTCCAAATCCGGTGGCACCATTGAAACTGTGGGCCAATACTTCATTTTCAAGGAGTGGATGCAACAGCATCTGGGTGATGCATGGCATGAACACATGCTGCTCGTGACCGACGAGAAACAAGGCTTCCTGCGCGGCGAAGCCGAAACATACGGCATCACAGCTCTGCCAGTGCCCGACAACCTCGGCGGCCGGTATTCCGTTCTGTCGGCTGTCGGCATGGTCCCCGCCCTGTTTCTGGGCATGGACATCGACTCGCTCATGGCCGGCGCACAAGACGTGGCGGCTCTGTTGACCGATCCGAATCTGACCGGAGAAGCCCTGACTGAACACGGATCGTTTCAACTGGCCGCTTGGGGCGCAGCGCTTATGGACAAGGGGTTTGATGAGATGATCTTTTTCGCCTATATCCCCTTGTGGGCAAGTTTCGGAGACTGGTTTGCGCAGCTCTGGGCCGAGTCCCTTGGCAAGGACGGTAAGGGCAGCCAGCCTGTTCCGGCCATCGGCGTTACGGATCAACACTCAGTGAACCAGATGTTCATGGATGGTGTACGCAACAAGGCGTGCCTGTTCCTGACCTGCCCCAACCTGCCCGCAGGACCGAAATTTCCTGCTGACCTGCCGGACCAGTTCAGTTATGTCCGGGGCAAGGATTTCGGCAAACTGATTCAGGCCGAAGGCCTCGGAACGCGCATGGCGCTATCGGCCAACGGCGTACCGCTTGTAGAATTGCGAATGGGAGCTGACAGCCCGAGACAGGCAGGCAAGCTCATTGCTCTGCTCGGAGCAGCCACCATCCTGACCGGCTGGTTCATGGGCATCAACCCACTGGATCAGCCCGCAGTGGAACTCGGCAAACGACTGGCCAAGGCGCGCATGAACGCGGACGGCCTCGAAGGTGAAAAAGCGGATTTGAACGCTTTCCTTACCGCAGACAGAGATTTACGGGAGTTTTAA
- a CDS encoding DMT family transporter, producing the protein MHKDSPHTPAIRGMDLTDWTLLITLSMIWGGAFFFNAVALRDLPPMLVVFGRISVGSLGLIAVVSMTHLEVRPHLHRWRQLAVLGVFNTALPFFLIVWGQQYIESGLAAVINATTPAFTILVAHFFTMDERFSMRKLSGAALGLGGVATLIGTDALVGFGDHVLGQLAVMGAALSYACASTYARRLTGIPPTVMGCIQLSAASLVMMPVVIIMTKPWELPMPGLDAIAAIVGLGLLCSTVASIIFFRLLTSSGATNISLVTLLIPFSASTLGITFLGEPFTMRLVLGMLIVSTAAILIDGRLRFRKRP; encoded by the coding sequence ATGCATAAAGACTCGCCCCACACTCCCGCCATCAGGGGCATGGATCTGACCGACTGGACTCTGCTCATCACGCTTTCCATGATTTGGGGCGGGGCGTTCTTTTTCAACGCTGTCGCGCTTCGTGACCTGCCCCCGATGCTTGTCGTGTTCGGACGCATCTCCGTAGGCAGCCTCGGATTGATCGCCGTTGTCTCCATGACACACCTGGAGGTTCGCCCCCACTTGCATCGTTGGCGACAACTTGCCGTGCTCGGCGTGTTCAACACGGCCCTCCCTTTTTTCCTCATAGTCTGGGGACAACAGTATATCGAAAGCGGACTGGCAGCAGTCATCAACGCGACAACCCCTGCATTCACTATACTAGTCGCCCACTTCTTTACCATGGATGAACGCTTTTCCATGCGAAAGCTGTCCGGTGCTGCCCTTGGGCTCGGCGGTGTGGCAACACTCATAGGCACTGACGCACTGGTCGGATTCGGCGACCATGTACTCGGTCAGCTCGCCGTCATGGGCGCAGCCCTTTCCTATGCCTGCGCCTCCACCTATGCCCGACGACTTACCGGTATACCCCCGACAGTCATGGGGTGCATCCAGCTTTCCGCAGCCTCACTTGTCATGATGCCCGTGGTCATCATCATGACAAAACCATGGGAACTGCCCATGCCCGGCCTCGACGCCATCGCAGCCATTGTCGGCCTTGGACTCCTGTGCTCCACCGTAGCGTCCATTATCTTCTTCCGACTGCTCACGTCCTCCGGGGCCACCAATATCAGCCTTGTTACCCTGCTCATTCCTTTCAGCGCATCAACGCTTGGCATCACCTTTCTCGGCGAGCCATTCACCATGCGCCTTGTTCTCGGCATGCTCATCGTCTCAACCGCTGCCATTCTCATCGACGGACGACTCAGGTTCAGAAAAAGGCCTTAG
- a CDS encoding ATP-binding protein translates to MQIIDADGNRPLQFVKVISWTLLVIIVSFSLLLSLFISKYAEQTLLEKQEAFALLLAENVSHQLFSRFVIPTVVKFGHIQLRNDDQYQAMNKVIQSTIHSFHVSTLRIYDAKGTVIYSMDKNEIGKPGNAIYKVTKTWESEDFSAEILSRLSKIAALFMVDLKPGSMTLRAYNPLRAERSLTNIDRNPIMGILEFEQDITEDYMSMLNFERLVIAFSLVTSLVLFFLVLTVLRRAERLSNKQLKEKEKLIFELQQQEKLAGMGRMVAGVAHEIRNPLGIICSSSELILKRAKKEGSSSTRILEALHEEAKRLSRTVTEFLDYARPKKPSMMPVKVDSILEQVSIFMEPECEKLGVIINREYCSDMSAKGDKDLLYRAFYNLVANALQAMNGPGELSINAARGHGCLHVILQDTGPGFSPEHLEKVRDPFFTTKDSGTGLGLALVSTIFESHGIQMHLSNGENGGARVDVIFPA, encoded by the coding sequence TTGCAGATAATCGACGCCGACGGCAACAGGCCGCTCCAGTTCGTCAAGGTCATATCCTGGACACTACTGGTCATCATTGTGAGTTTCAGCCTGCTGCTGTCTCTGTTCATATCAAAATATGCCGAGCAGACCCTCCTTGAAAAACAGGAGGCTTTTGCCCTGCTTCTGGCCGAGAACGTCAGTCACCAACTTTTTTCCCGATTCGTGATCCCCACCGTGGTCAAATTCGGGCACATCCAGTTGCGGAACGACGACCAGTATCAGGCCATGAACAAGGTAATCCAGTCAACCATACACAGTTTTCATGTCTCGACTCTGCGTATCTACGATGCCAAGGGAACCGTCATCTATTCCATGGATAAGAATGAAATCGGTAAACCGGGTAACGCCATCTACAAGGTCACGAAAACCTGGGAGTCAGAAGATTTCAGCGCCGAGATCCTGTCCCGACTCTCCAAAATCGCAGCCCTGTTCATGGTCGACCTCAAACCGGGCAGCATGACACTCAGAGCATACAATCCATTGCGCGCCGAACGAAGTTTGACGAATATAGACCGGAATCCGATTATGGGCATCCTTGAATTCGAACAGGACATCACTGAAGACTACATGTCCATGCTCAACTTCGAACGACTCGTCATCGCCTTTTCCCTTGTCACCTCCCTGGTCCTTTTCTTCCTCGTGCTGACAGTGCTGCGCCGAGCCGAACGGTTGAGCAACAAACAGCTCAAGGAAAAGGAAAAACTCATCTTCGAATTGCAGCAACAGGAAAAACTGGCCGGCATGGGACGTATGGTTGCGGGCGTTGCCCACGAAATCCGCAACCCGCTCGGCATCATCTGCTCCAGTTCCGAGCTGATTCTCAAGCGGGCGAAAAAGGAAGGCAGTTCGTCAACCCGTATTCTTGAAGCCCTGCACGAAGAAGCCAAGCGACTTTCACGGACGGTCACCGAATTCCTCGACTACGCCAGACCAAAGAAGCCATCCATGATGCCCGTCAAAGTAGACTCCATCCTTGAGCAGGTCTCAATTTTCATGGAACCGGAATGTGAAAAACTCGGTGTCATCATCAATCGTGAATACTGCAGTGACATGTCCGCCAAAGGCGATAAGGATCTCCTGTACCGAGCATTTTACAATCTCGTGGCCAACGCGCTTCAGGCCATGAACGGCCCCGGCGAATTGTCCATCAACGCGGCACGTGGACACGGATGCCTCCATGTCATCCTCCAAGATACCGGCCCCGGGTTCTCTCCCGAACATCTGGAAAAAGTCCGCGATCCCTTCTTTACGACAAAGGATTCCGGCACCGGACTCGGGCTGGCTCTGGTCTCCACCATTTTCGAAAGCCACGGCATACAGATGCACCTGAGCAACGGCGAAAACGGCGGTGCACGGGTAGATGTCATCTTCCCGGCATAG
- a CDS encoding SpoIIE family protein phosphatase, translating into MKIPIRIKIFVVLLAFSLGPIFLSRGLMGKASGEAVRDLAEELRRELLLIVASELEYNASSLLTLLERGGETMKLAVRALSMDTSRVFENNKSDAVSKVYYSIDFADPDEAPPDIMTHTGYVRKTMSGRERPIKVSFGFPSVHLSHRVRISDVEKDVELLQQLTPTLRSIIQDMTKAPFWINIGLESGVLLTYPGHGGFPSMYDHRDQDWYQDSKESQSWKFYLTVDPVTRATVTTIVFPIRSADGTFLGCASLDLPSFAIMGEEGLKERWEGDILSFMVTRDPSGDTLDKGLPILAQKDSQEGGRRHWMSGVEQEWLTFDDAIGTEVLLHAMDMQKSGTVPLSYKGEGSLCAFASNNYFSFIIIAPKRVVSRLPNAVADSLEYLFDEMRDISMIVSGIMLIFTGLIAWFGSRAITRPILTLTAVARRLSGGDFSARMTQHTGDERDDLVDSFNEMGPKLKELLQLNKDMALAEEVQRLLLPHSEPCLDGFDLSGGISYCDQTGGDYYDFLNIKCQDGEALGVIVGDVAGHGLPSAMVMAATRGQFHTLAKIPLGPHERIQSINEVLSRDLDGSGRFLTMFYLQLKENTPSVKWVRAGHDPAIRYNPATDTFGELSGEGLPLGVLEEYAYESNEAIMEDGEILVLSTDGVWEARNSEGIMFGKKRMLAIIKENAHKNAEGVRLALMDAVDHYQVNGQEDDIAVVVIKKTSGKCMPGDTVSFRMTNKENCFRCFQPKVESFGKSNGLSGKIVFHLTLVLDELITNIINYGYADFDEHPIDVSLSMDGDLLTIRVEDDSEPFNILEAPAPELDVPLEDRDRPIGGMGIHLIKNMVHGIEYVREGGKNVLTLSKDISKSCSSMKE; encoded by the coding sequence ATGAAGATTCCCATTCGCATAAAAATATTCGTTGTGCTCTTGGCGTTCAGTCTGGGGCCGATCTTTCTTTCCCGCGGTCTCATGGGTAAGGCTTCAGGTGAGGCTGTTCGTGATCTGGCAGAAGAATTGCGCAGGGAATTGCTCCTTATTGTTGCATCGGAACTTGAGTATAACGCGTCCTCTTTGCTGACGCTTCTGGAGCGCGGCGGGGAGACCATGAAGTTGGCAGTCCGAGCTCTTTCCATGGATACGAGTCGAGTTTTTGAAAACAACAAATCTGATGCTGTATCCAAAGTATATTACTCCATTGATTTTGCCGACCCTGACGAGGCTCCACCGGATATAATGACCCACACGGGGTATGTGCGAAAGACCATGTCCGGGCGGGAGCGACCCATCAAGGTCAGCTTTGGTTTTCCTTCAGTGCATTTGTCTCACCGTGTGCGGATATCGGATGTGGAAAAGGATGTAGAGCTGTTGCAGCAGTTGACTCCGACTCTGCGCAGTATCATTCAGGATATGACCAAAGCGCCGTTCTGGATAAATATCGGTCTTGAGTCTGGCGTCCTGCTGACCTACCCGGGGCATGGAGGCTTTCCTTCCATGTACGATCACAGGGATCAGGATTGGTATCAGGATTCCAAGGAGTCGCAATCGTGGAAGTTCTACCTGACGGTTGACCCGGTCACGAGGGCGACCGTGACCACAATAGTTTTCCCCATTCGATCCGCTGATGGGACGTTCCTTGGCTGTGCGTCTCTGGATCTCCCCTCTTTTGCCATCATGGGCGAGGAAGGGCTGAAGGAACGGTGGGAAGGAGACATCCTGTCTTTTATGGTCACCCGTGATCCTTCAGGCGATACTCTGGACAAAGGATTGCCGATTCTTGCGCAGAAGGACTCTCAGGAGGGTGGGCGTCGGCATTGGATGTCAGGCGTTGAACAGGAATGGCTCACTTTTGATGATGCGATTGGTACCGAAGTCCTTCTACATGCCATGGATATGCAGAAATCCGGGACGGTTCCGCTCTCTTACAAGGGAGAAGGCTCGCTCTGCGCCTTTGCGTCAAACAACTATTTTTCATTCATTATTATAGCACCCAAACGGGTGGTTTCCCGATTGCCGAATGCCGTGGCTGATTCCCTGGAATATTTGTTTGATGAAATGCGTGATATTTCCATGATAGTTTCCGGTATAATGCTGATCTTCACGGGGCTGATCGCCTGGTTTGGGTCGCGGGCGATCACCAGGCCCATTCTGACCCTGACCGCTGTCGCGAGGCGATTGTCCGGTGGTGATTTTTCGGCACGCATGACGCAACACACCGGGGATGAACGGGATGATCTTGTGGATTCGTTCAATGAGATGGGACCCAAGCTCAAGGAGCTTCTGCAGCTCAATAAAGACATGGCTCTTGCGGAGGAGGTGCAGCGGTTGCTGTTGCCGCATTCCGAGCCGTGTCTGGATGGTTTTGATCTTTCCGGTGGTATTTCCTATTGCGATCAGACAGGTGGGGACTATTACGATTTTTTGAATATTAAATGTCAGGACGGGGAAGCTCTTGGGGTGATTGTCGGTGACGTGGCAGGTCATGGCCTCCCGTCAGCTATGGTCATGGCCGCTACCAGAGGGCAGTTTCATACTCTGGCGAAGATCCCCTTGGGGCCGCATGAGCGGATACAATCCATCAACGAGGTGCTGAGCCGAGATCTTGATGGTTCCGGCCGTTTTTTGACCATGTTCTACCTGCAACTCAAAGAGAACACTCCATCGGTCAAATGGGTAAGGGCGGGCCATGATCCAGCCATCCGGTATAATCCTGCCACCGATACGTTTGGCGAATTGTCCGGCGAAGGACTTCCTCTCGGTGTTCTGGAAGAATACGCGTATGAATCCAACGAAGCCATTATGGAAGATGGGGAGATCCTGGTGTTGTCCACGGACGGTGTCTGGGAAGCCCGAAACAGTGAGGGTATAATGTTTGGCAAGAAGAGAATGCTTGCCATCATCAAGGAGAATGCTCATAAAAACGCAGAGGGAGTCCGTTTGGCATTGATGGACGCAGTGGATCATTACCAAGTGAATGGTCAGGAAGACGATATTGCTGTTGTCGTTATCAAAAAAACTAGTGGGAAATGCATGCCCGGTGATACTGTTTCATTTCGTATGACCAACAAGGAAAACTGCTTTAGGTGTTTTCAGCCTAAGGTGGAATCTTTTGGTAAGTCTAACGGATTGTCGGGCAAGATTGTTTTTCATCTGACGCTGGTGCTGGATGAGCTGATTACGAATATCATCAATTACGGATATGCGGATTTTGATGAACACCCTATCGACGTTTCTCTGTCCATGGACGGAGATCTTTTGACCATTCGGGTTGAAGACGATTCCGAACCTTTCAATATACTGGAAGCTCCGGCGCCAGAGTTGGATGTGCCGCTTGAAGATCGGGATCGCCCCATTGGCGGCATGGGGATTCATTTGATAAAAAACATGGTGCACGGCATCGAATATGTGCGTGAAGGCGGCAAAAACGTTCTCACGCTGAGTAAAGATATCAGCAAGTCCTGTTCTTCTATGAAAGAATAG